A portion of the Scleropages formosus chromosome 13, fSclFor1.1, whole genome shotgun sequence genome contains these proteins:
- the mus81 gene encoding crossover junction endonuclease MUS81 isoform X1: MASSEPPRLGRKRPLPPCPNPLFVRWLSELRDQAAERGLKTQYVYQKALRSLKKYPLPLKNGREAKILQNFGDGICKFLDDRLQKYYREHGVDAPIHSLPDGGVPSHREVRNQDPSNLPSEPDKESPGEGAVEMACHHRHDCKSHSKASRTEVTQYTQRDRRKQIGGRKGRQYVPQKRSGGYAVLLTLYRHCQVPGNKGFMFKTELQREAQHLCDTSFTVPNMGSKYTAWSSVSTLIQKDLLLKTHSPARYSLTELGLALAERLEASESTGNEELKTGRTWVEGKEDARVMVDLTEEESEEENSTTERPTPPVSTAQEKLVEPGTSILGKVQAAGSEVQVAAGSLLPGCYDVILCVDFIETTGGNTARKQELVKELQRNGVPFDIRKLNVGDFLWVAREKVTPVPGQLRPPPARELVLDYIIERKRIDDLCGSITDGRFREQKFRLKRCGLRHPIYLVEECGSAGAHLSLPESTLQQAIVNTQVVDGFFVKRVQDVKESAAYLTVMTRYLQKLYQNKTLVCRSKEDLEGQGGNERVCAVKERENPSCSLLSFAEFNQGAVKNKCQTVREVFARQLMQISGVSGDKATAILEHYGTVSSLIEAYQQCPSDTDREKLLSCVRYGKLKRNLGPALSRTIYQLYWTQGPLS; this comes from the exons ATGGCCTCGTCAGAGCCGCCCCGCCTGGGTCGGAAGCGGCCGCTGCCGCCGTGTCCGAACCCGCTGTTCGTCCGCTGGCTCAGCGAGCTGAGGGACCAGGCGGCCGAGAGGGGGCTCAAGACCCAGTACGTCTACCAGAAG GCCCTTCGTTCCTTGAAGAAGTATCCCCTTCCTCTGAAAAATGGCCGAGAGGCCAAGATCCTGCAGAACTTCGGTGATGGTATCTGCAAGTTTCTGGACGATCGCCTGCAGAAGTACTACAGAGAGCACG GTGTGGATGCCCCTATTCATTCCCTTCCAGACGGGGGTGTTCCCTCTCACAGGGAGGTTCGCAACCAGGATCCAAGCAATCTGCCCTCTGAACCTGACAAGGAGTCCCCAGGGGAGGGAGCTGTAGAAATG GCTTGTCATCACAGGCACGATTGCAAGTCTCATTCAAAAGCAAGCAGAACCGAGGTGACTCAGTACACG cagagagaCAGAAGGAAGCAGATAGGCGGCAGAAAGGGGAGGCAGTATGTTCCACAGAAGCGCTCTGGAGGTTATGCTGTTCTCCTCACTCTGTACAGACACTGTCAG GTTCCAGGGAACAAAGGGTTCATGTTTAAGACGGAGCTACAGAGAGAAGCACAGCACCTATGCGACACGTCTTTCACAGTG CCCAATATGGGCAGCAAATACACTGCTTGGTCATCAGTAAGCACCCTTATTCAGAAAGATCTGCTGTTGAAGACTCACAGTCCAGCCAG GTACTCGCTGACCGAGCTAGGCCTGGCCTTGGCAGAGCGACTGGAGGCCAGCGAGAGCACAGGCAATGAAGAACTTAAAACTGGCAGAACCTGGGTGGAGGGAAAAGAGGATGCGCGAGTTATGGTTGATCTGACCGAGGAAGAGTCAGAGGAGGAGAACAG CACTACAGAGAGGCCAACCCCCCCCGTGTCTACAGCTCAAGAAAAGCTAGTGGAGCCTGGGACAAGTATCTTGGGGAAGGTCCAGGCTGCAGGCTCCGAAGTACAggtggcagctggtagcctTCTGCCGGGCTGCTATGATGTTATACTTTGTGTGGACTTCATTGAGACAACGGG GGGCAACACAGCTCGTAAGCAGGAGCTAGTCAAAGAGCTTCAAAGGAATGGGGTGCCCTTTGACATCAGGAAGCTGAATGTGGGGGACTTCCTGTGGGTGGCCAGAGAGAAAGTGACTCCTGTACCAG GACAGCTGCGGCCACCGCCTGCGAGAGAACTGGTCCTGGATTACATCATTGAGAGGAAAAGGATAGACGACCTGTGTGGCAGCATCACTGATGGCCGCTTCAGGGAGCAGAAG TTCCGCCTGAAGAGGTGCGGCCTGAGGCACCCCATTTACCTGGTGGAGGAGTGCGGATCTGCTGGCGCTCATCTGAGCTTACCTGAAAGCACGCTGCAGCAGGCCATTGTCAACACGCAG GTGGTAGATGGCTTTTTTGTGAAGAGGGTCCAGGACGTGAAGGAATCAGCAGCATATCTGACTGTCATGACAAGGTACCTGCAGAAACTGTACCAG AACAAGACTCTGGTCTGTCGTTCAAAGGAGGATCTGGAGGGGCAGGGAGGCAATGAGAGGGTGTGCGCagtgaaggagagagagaaccCCTCCTGCTCCCTGCTCTCCTTTGCTGAGTTCAACCAGGGAGCTGTCAAAAATAAG TGCCAGACGGTGAGGGAGGTCTTTGCCAGGCAGCTCATGCAGATCAGTGGGGTGTCTGGTGACAAGGCCACCGCCATCCTGGAGCACTACGGCACTGTGAGCAG CCTGATAGAAGCCTATCAGCAGTGCCCAAGTGACACGGACAGGGAAAAGCTGCTCTCTTGTGTCCGATACGGAAAGCTGAAAAG GAATCTTGGACCAGCACTGAGCCGCACAATTTACCAGCTTTACTGGACCCAAGGGCCTTTGTCTTAG
- the mus81 gene encoding crossover junction endonuclease MUS81 isoform X2, translated as MASSEPPRLGRKRPLPPCPNPLFVRWLSELRDQAAERGLKTQYVYQKALRSLKKYPLPLKNGREAKILQNFGDGICKFLDDRLQKYYREHGVDAPIHSLPDGGVPSHREVRNQDPSNLPSEPDKESPGEGAVEMQQRDRRKQIGGRKGRQYVPQKRSGGYAVLLTLYRHCQVPGNKGFMFKTELQREAQHLCDTSFTVPNMGSKYTAWSSVSTLIQKDLLLKTHSPARYSLTELGLALAERLEASESTGNEELKTGRTWVEGKEDARVMVDLTEEESEEENSTTERPTPPVSTAQEKLVEPGTSILGKVQAAGSEVQVAAGSLLPGCYDVILCVDFIETTGGNTARKQELVKELQRNGVPFDIRKLNVGDFLWVAREKVTPVPGQLRPPPARELVLDYIIERKRIDDLCGSITDGRFREQKFRLKRCGLRHPIYLVEECGSAGAHLSLPESTLQQAIVNTQVVDGFFVKRVQDVKESAAYLTVMTRYLQKLYQNKTLVCRSKEDLEGQGGNERVCAVKERENPSCSLLSFAEFNQGAVKNKCQTVREVFARQLMQISGVSGDKATAILEHYGTVSSLIEAYQQCPSDTDREKLLSCVRYGKLKRNLGPALSRTIYQLYWTQGPLS; from the exons ATGGCCTCGTCAGAGCCGCCCCGCCTGGGTCGGAAGCGGCCGCTGCCGCCGTGTCCGAACCCGCTGTTCGTCCGCTGGCTCAGCGAGCTGAGGGACCAGGCGGCCGAGAGGGGGCTCAAGACCCAGTACGTCTACCAGAAG GCCCTTCGTTCCTTGAAGAAGTATCCCCTTCCTCTGAAAAATGGCCGAGAGGCCAAGATCCTGCAGAACTTCGGTGATGGTATCTGCAAGTTTCTGGACGATCGCCTGCAGAAGTACTACAGAGAGCACG GTGTGGATGCCCCTATTCATTCCCTTCCAGACGGGGGTGTTCCCTCTCACAGGGAGGTTCGCAACCAGGATCCAAGCAATCTGCCCTCTGAACCTGACAAGGAGTCCCCAGGGGAGGGAGCTGTAGAAATG cagcagagagaCAGAAGGAAGCAGATAGGCGGCAGAAAGGGGAGGCAGTATGTTCCACAGAAGCGCTCTGGAGGTTATGCTGTTCTCCTCACTCTGTACAGACACTGTCAG GTTCCAGGGAACAAAGGGTTCATGTTTAAGACGGAGCTACAGAGAGAAGCACAGCACCTATGCGACACGTCTTTCACAGTG CCCAATATGGGCAGCAAATACACTGCTTGGTCATCAGTAAGCACCCTTATTCAGAAAGATCTGCTGTTGAAGACTCACAGTCCAGCCAG GTACTCGCTGACCGAGCTAGGCCTGGCCTTGGCAGAGCGACTGGAGGCCAGCGAGAGCACAGGCAATGAAGAACTTAAAACTGGCAGAACCTGGGTGGAGGGAAAAGAGGATGCGCGAGTTATGGTTGATCTGACCGAGGAAGAGTCAGAGGAGGAGAACAG CACTACAGAGAGGCCAACCCCCCCCGTGTCTACAGCTCAAGAAAAGCTAGTGGAGCCTGGGACAAGTATCTTGGGGAAGGTCCAGGCTGCAGGCTCCGAAGTACAggtggcagctggtagcctTCTGCCGGGCTGCTATGATGTTATACTTTGTGTGGACTTCATTGAGACAACGGG GGGCAACACAGCTCGTAAGCAGGAGCTAGTCAAAGAGCTTCAAAGGAATGGGGTGCCCTTTGACATCAGGAAGCTGAATGTGGGGGACTTCCTGTGGGTGGCCAGAGAGAAAGTGACTCCTGTACCAG GACAGCTGCGGCCACCGCCTGCGAGAGAACTGGTCCTGGATTACATCATTGAGAGGAAAAGGATAGACGACCTGTGTGGCAGCATCACTGATGGCCGCTTCAGGGAGCAGAAG TTCCGCCTGAAGAGGTGCGGCCTGAGGCACCCCATTTACCTGGTGGAGGAGTGCGGATCTGCTGGCGCTCATCTGAGCTTACCTGAAAGCACGCTGCAGCAGGCCATTGTCAACACGCAG GTGGTAGATGGCTTTTTTGTGAAGAGGGTCCAGGACGTGAAGGAATCAGCAGCATATCTGACTGTCATGACAAGGTACCTGCAGAAACTGTACCAG AACAAGACTCTGGTCTGTCGTTCAAAGGAGGATCTGGAGGGGCAGGGAGGCAATGAGAGGGTGTGCGCagtgaaggagagagagaaccCCTCCTGCTCCCTGCTCTCCTTTGCTGAGTTCAACCAGGGAGCTGTCAAAAATAAG TGCCAGACGGTGAGGGAGGTCTTTGCCAGGCAGCTCATGCAGATCAGTGGGGTGTCTGGTGACAAGGCCACCGCCATCCTGGAGCACTACGGCACTGTGAGCAG CCTGATAGAAGCCTATCAGCAGTGCCCAAGTGACACGGACAGGGAAAAGCTGCTCTCTTGTGTCCGATACGGAAAGCTGAAAAG GAATCTTGGACCAGCACTGAGCCGCACAATTTACCAGCTTTACTGGACCCAAGGGCCTTTGTCTTAG
- the mus81 gene encoding crossover junction endonuclease MUS81 isoform X3: protein MASSEPPRLGRKRPLPPCPNPLFVRWLSELRDQAAERGLKTQYVYQKALRSLKKYPLPLKNGREAKILQNFGDGICKFLDDRLQKYYREHGVDAPIHSLPDGGVPSHREVRNQDPSNLPSEPDKESPGEGAVEMQRDRRKQIGGRKGRQYVPQKRSGGYAVLLTLYRHCQVPGNKGFMFKTELQREAQHLCDTSFTVPNMGSKYTAWSSVSTLIQKDLLLKTHSPARYSLTELGLALAERLEASESTGNEELKTGRTWVEGKEDARVMVDLTEEESEEENSTTERPTPPVSTAQEKLVEPGTSILGKVQAAGSEVQVAAGSLLPGCYDVILCVDFIETTGGNTARKQELVKELQRNGVPFDIRKLNVGDFLWVAREKVTPVPGQLRPPPARELVLDYIIERKRIDDLCGSITDGRFREQKFRLKRCGLRHPIYLVEECGSAGAHLSLPESTLQQAIVNTQVVDGFFVKRVQDVKESAAYLTVMTRYLQKLYQNKTLVCRSKEDLEGQGGNERVCAVKERENPSCSLLSFAEFNQGAVKNKCQTVREVFARQLMQISGVSGDKATAILEHYGTVSSLIEAYQQCPSDTDREKLLSCVRYGKLKRNLGPALSRTIYQLYWTQGPLS from the exons ATGGCCTCGTCAGAGCCGCCCCGCCTGGGTCGGAAGCGGCCGCTGCCGCCGTGTCCGAACCCGCTGTTCGTCCGCTGGCTCAGCGAGCTGAGGGACCAGGCGGCCGAGAGGGGGCTCAAGACCCAGTACGTCTACCAGAAG GCCCTTCGTTCCTTGAAGAAGTATCCCCTTCCTCTGAAAAATGGCCGAGAGGCCAAGATCCTGCAGAACTTCGGTGATGGTATCTGCAAGTTTCTGGACGATCGCCTGCAGAAGTACTACAGAGAGCACG GTGTGGATGCCCCTATTCATTCCCTTCCAGACGGGGGTGTTCCCTCTCACAGGGAGGTTCGCAACCAGGATCCAAGCAATCTGCCCTCTGAACCTGACAAGGAGTCCCCAGGGGAGGGAGCTGTAGAAATG cagagagaCAGAAGGAAGCAGATAGGCGGCAGAAAGGGGAGGCAGTATGTTCCACAGAAGCGCTCTGGAGGTTATGCTGTTCTCCTCACTCTGTACAGACACTGTCAG GTTCCAGGGAACAAAGGGTTCATGTTTAAGACGGAGCTACAGAGAGAAGCACAGCACCTATGCGACACGTCTTTCACAGTG CCCAATATGGGCAGCAAATACACTGCTTGGTCATCAGTAAGCACCCTTATTCAGAAAGATCTGCTGTTGAAGACTCACAGTCCAGCCAG GTACTCGCTGACCGAGCTAGGCCTGGCCTTGGCAGAGCGACTGGAGGCCAGCGAGAGCACAGGCAATGAAGAACTTAAAACTGGCAGAACCTGGGTGGAGGGAAAAGAGGATGCGCGAGTTATGGTTGATCTGACCGAGGAAGAGTCAGAGGAGGAGAACAG CACTACAGAGAGGCCAACCCCCCCCGTGTCTACAGCTCAAGAAAAGCTAGTGGAGCCTGGGACAAGTATCTTGGGGAAGGTCCAGGCTGCAGGCTCCGAAGTACAggtggcagctggtagcctTCTGCCGGGCTGCTATGATGTTATACTTTGTGTGGACTTCATTGAGACAACGGG GGGCAACACAGCTCGTAAGCAGGAGCTAGTCAAAGAGCTTCAAAGGAATGGGGTGCCCTTTGACATCAGGAAGCTGAATGTGGGGGACTTCCTGTGGGTGGCCAGAGAGAAAGTGACTCCTGTACCAG GACAGCTGCGGCCACCGCCTGCGAGAGAACTGGTCCTGGATTACATCATTGAGAGGAAAAGGATAGACGACCTGTGTGGCAGCATCACTGATGGCCGCTTCAGGGAGCAGAAG TTCCGCCTGAAGAGGTGCGGCCTGAGGCACCCCATTTACCTGGTGGAGGAGTGCGGATCTGCTGGCGCTCATCTGAGCTTACCTGAAAGCACGCTGCAGCAGGCCATTGTCAACACGCAG GTGGTAGATGGCTTTTTTGTGAAGAGGGTCCAGGACGTGAAGGAATCAGCAGCATATCTGACTGTCATGACAAGGTACCTGCAGAAACTGTACCAG AACAAGACTCTGGTCTGTCGTTCAAAGGAGGATCTGGAGGGGCAGGGAGGCAATGAGAGGGTGTGCGCagtgaaggagagagagaaccCCTCCTGCTCCCTGCTCTCCTTTGCTGAGTTCAACCAGGGAGCTGTCAAAAATAAG TGCCAGACGGTGAGGGAGGTCTTTGCCAGGCAGCTCATGCAGATCAGTGGGGTGTCTGGTGACAAGGCCACCGCCATCCTGGAGCACTACGGCACTGTGAGCAG CCTGATAGAAGCCTATCAGCAGTGCCCAAGTGACACGGACAGGGAAAAGCTGCTCTCTTGTGTCCGATACGGAAAGCTGAAAAG GAATCTTGGACCAGCACTGAGCCGCACAATTTACCAGCTTTACTGGACCCAAGGGCCTTTGTCTTAG
- the LOC108925423 gene encoding transmembrane protein 151A, producing the protein MTDEAPTLNGSAREEQRPLKQSLSGALCRESQWKCLLLTLLMFGCFGTLGWCAVCRVPVLTTSDPAAGYQYGQRPRLHHDSPCSSGYVYIPLAFLAMLYVVYLVECWHCYSKTAMLAQAEVGEVYERVQRLQQATPCIWWKAISYHYVRRTRQVTRYRNGDAYTTTQVYHERVNTHTSSSEFDYGRHGVKDVSRQLLGLLEHPAVRLRFTKCFSFANARAEAAYLTQRARFFGDNEGLDDYMEAREGMHLKNVDFREHMLAFPDPAHPPWFARHHVFWLASALLLSWPLRVVAEYRTAYVHYHVEKLFGDTEEPRETGELGENGAVGTGASGPNSTYRTISRVNTVDMTELEWHIRCNQHIVPSYSEALLMDVATSSNPPPPASTATPGAFRSGYLLQNCPRCRRSSSSSSLPSRIRGNLAIGTNIIMSGTVVGMRANGGAAGVAGGRLVLSRSGFSLGRLQASRPTCLFHSHSIGGGIGGRGDETGGGFLGLGARQDEESRRVLERAGEEEEEEEQEGREEEEREEREGEEENGERDRPPAYQDAFMFPVLIVHGEESCHGGEI; encoded by the exons ATGACCGATGAGGCGCCAACCCTGAACGGCAGTGCAAGAGAAGAG CAGCGTCCCCTGAAGCAGTCCCTGAGCGGAGCGCTGTGCCGAGAGTCCCAGTGGAAGTGCCTGCTACTCACGCTGCTCATGTTTGGCTGCTTCGGCACGCTGGGTTGGTGTGCTGTGTGCCGTGTCCCCGTCCTCACCACCAGTGACCCCGCTGCCGGCTACCAGTATGGCCAACGACCCCGCCTGCACCACGACAGCCCCTGCTCCAGCGGCTACGTCTATATCCCGCTGGCCTTCCTGGCCATGCTCTACGTGGTGTACCTGGTGGAATGCTGGCATTGCTACTCCAAGACCGCCATGCTGGCGCAGGCAGAAGTGGGCGAGGTCTACGAGCGTGTTCAGCGGCTCCAGCAAGCCACACCCTGCATCTGGTGGAAGGCCATCAGTTACCACTATGTTCGCCGCACCCGCCAGGTGACACGCTACCGCAACGGGGATGCCTACACCACCACGCAGGTCTACCATGAGCGCGTCAACACGCACACGTCCAGCTCAGAGTTCGACTACGGGCGCCACGGGGTGAAAGACGTGTCCAGGCAGCTGCTCGGCCTGCTAGAGCATCCGGCGGTGCGTCTGCGCTTCACCAAGTGCTTCAGCTTCGCCAACGCCCGTGCCGAAGCCGCCTACCTCACGCAGCGGGCCCGATTTTTCGGCGACAATGAAGGCCTTGACGACTACATGGAGGCCCGCGAGGGTATGCACCTGAAGAACGTGGATTTCCGCGAGCACATGCTGGCCTTCCCAGACCCAGCGCACCCACCGTGGTTCGCCCGGCACCACGTGTTCTGGCTGgcctctgctctgctgctctcctgGCCGTTGCGCGTGGTTGCCGAGTATCGGACGGCGTACGTCCACTACCACGTGGAGAAGCTGTTCGGCGACACCGAGGAACCTCGTGAAACCGGGGAGCTGGGAGAGAACGGCGCGGTAGGCACTGGAGCCAGTGGTCCAAACTCCACTTACCGCACTATCTCACGGGTCAACACCGTGGACATGACCGAGCTGGAGTGGCACATCCGCTGCAACCAGCACATCGTGCCCAGTTACTCCGAGGCCTTGCTCATGGATGTGGCCACCAGCAGCAATCCCCCTCCTCCGGCGAGCACGGCCACCCCAGGGGCCTTTCGCTCAGGCTACCTTCTTCAGAACTGTCCTCGCTGCCGGcgctcctccagcagctcctcgcTGCCATCGCGGATCAGGGGTAACCTTGCCATAGGTACAAACATTATCATGAGCGGAACTGTGGTGGGAATGAGGGCTAACGGAGGCGCGGCCGGAGTGGCAGGTGGCAGACTTGTGCTGAGTCGGAGTGGCTTTTCACTGGGGCGGCTCCAGGCTTCCCGGCCCACCTGCCTGTTCCACTCGCACAGCATCGGCGGTGGCATTGGAGGGAGGGGTGACGAAACCGGTGGGGGGTTTCTGGGCCTCGGGGCACGGCAGGATGAGGAAAGCAGGAGAGTTCTGGAAAGAGCaggggaagaggaagaagaggaggagcaggaagggagagaggaggaagagagagaggagagagaaggggagGAAGAGAATGGGGAGAGGGACAGACCACCTGCCTATCAAGACGCTTTCATGTTCCCAGTGCTCATTGTACACGGAGAGGAGAGCTGCCATGGTGGGGAGATATGA
- the tmem179ba gene encoding transmembrane protein 179B: MALPWSLLAELVLHAACFVCGVVTAAALTVVQGEFGGRCVLYGTVSYNGTTQSLVLDGSSSPSLCYFVSVVSVCVAIYCFSVTLYWVYLSCVGDEVTRARIWMTASLVVCGVFLFFLLVSGCVLKIGRDHLCNSIIEKASLKSCEEAQNKTWVSPLKRVQFYSGLRNAETSVWVNFFFWIIIVAMVIIQKRQGTELLAAPGDNAGGFPSETEPILRRSGRPQ, from the exons ATGGCGCTGCCGTGGTCGCTGCTGGCGGAGCTCGTGCTGCACGCCGCTTGCTTCGTGTGCGGGGTCGTGACGGCGGCCGCGCTCACCGTGGTACAG GGGGAGTTCGGCGGGCGCTGCGTGCTCTACGGCACCGTCTCCTACAACGGCACGACCCAGAGCCTGGTGCTGGACGGCTCGAGCTCGCCCTCGCTCTGCTACTTCGTCTCTGTGGTGTCGGTGTGCGTGGCCATCTACTGCTTCTCCGTCACCCTTTACTGGGTGTACCTCAGCTGCGTGGGGGACGAGGTCACGAG GGCACGCATTTGGATGACTGCAAGTCTCGTGGTGTGTGGGGTCTTTCTCTTCTTCCTGCTGGTGTCCGGCTGTGTTCTGAAGATTGGGAGAGACCACCTCTGTAACAGTATAATCGAAAAGGCTTCCTTGAAGAG CTGCGAGGAGGCGCAGAATAAGACATGGGTCAGTCCACTGAAGCGGGTGCAGTTCTATTCCGGCCTGCGCAACGCTGAG ACGTCAGTGTGGGTGAATTTCTTCTTCTGGATCATtattgttgccatggtgatcaTACAGAAGCGCCAGGGGACAGAGTTACTGGCAGCACCTGGAGACAACGCGGGGGGTTTCCCATCTGAAACCGAGCCCATTCTGCGCCGATCAGGCAGGCCCCAGTGA